The sequence TGGAAGTGAGTTTAAAAGTCTTAAAATCAGTCAAATTTCAAGATTAATATCCTATGTTCCCCAAGCCCATAATCTACCATTTAATTACACTCTTTTTGATATGGTCTTAATGGGAAAAAGGCCGCATTTTGGCGGGGTTTTTGGTTTTAGTAAAGATGATATAAAAGCTGTAGAAAACGCTATGGATATTGTGGGAATTTTACCTTTAAAAGATAAGAGTTTTAGCTCTCTTAGTGGTGGACAAAAGCAGCTAGGATTAATAGCTAGGGCCATAGCCCAAGACTCGCCTATAATGATTTTAGATGAGCCAACTAGTGCGTTAGATTTTAATAATCAAATTTTGATTTGGAAAACTATGCACGCCTTAGCAAAAAATGGTAAAATTATAATAATTTGTAGCCATGAGCCAAATCATATATTTTGGTTTGCCTCTAAGGTTTTAGCTATTAAAGATGGAAAGGCTTTAGCATTTGGCAAAAGTGAGATAATAAATGAGATTTTATTAGAACAAATTTATGGAGCAAACTATAAAATTTGCTCCTTAGCAAATCAAAAAATAATATACTATTCAATCAATTAATAAAGGAGAAAAAATGGCAAAAGTAGCTGTGATGATGGCAAATGGTTTTGAAGAGATTGAAGCGCTTAGCGTGGTTGATATTTTACGCAGAGCTGGTGTAGAGACTAGTATGGTAGCACTTGATAACTCTTTAGAAGTAAGCGGTGCGCATGGCGTAAGCCTAAGAGCTGATGTATTATTTAATGAGTATGATTTTGCTAGTGCTGATATGATTGTTTTACCTGGAGGGCTTCCTGGAGCAGAGTATCTAGCCAAAAGTGATAAACTTGGTCAAAAATTAAAAGAAGCCAAAGCAAATAACAAGAAGTTAGCAGCTATTTGCGCAGCTCCTTGGGCGCTTAGCACTGCTGAGGTTTTAGGTGAGCATTATACTTGTTATCCAGGATTTGAAGATACAGTAAATCACGCTGGATATAGAGCTGATAAAAATGTCGTAATAGATGGAAACATCATCACCTCAAGAGGTCCAGCTACGGCTATGGAGTTTGCTTTAATGCTTGTTCGTGAGCTATGTGGCGAGCAAAAATATAGCGAACTAAAATCTGGGCTTTTAGCCTAATTTTTAGCTTAAAAAATATAGTTGCATTTTTGTCTTTTTATATTAAATTTGCTAAATTTTTGCTAAATTTAATATAAAAAATTATAGAATATTAAAATTTTTATCTACGGAGGTAATACATTGAGTAGCCAAGAAGATTTTGTAACCATTAAAGTCAAAAAATCAAAACTAAAATATGAAGAAGAGCTTAAAAAACTTCAGGTTGAATTTTTAAAATTTCAAACATATGTTAAAAAAGAGGGCTTAAAAGTCTTAATAATTTTTGAGGGTCGTGATGCTTCTGGTAAGGGCGGTACGATAAAAAGATTAATCGAACACGTAAACCCAAGGGGATGTCGTGTGGTTGCGCTTGAAAAACCAAGTGATGTTGAAAGAACTCAGTGGTATTTCCAACGCTATATCGATCATTTGCCAAGCGCTGGAGAGATTGTAATCTTTGATAGAAGCTGGTATAACAGAGCTGGAGTTGAGCCTGTTATGGGATTTTGTACGCAAGAGGAGCATAGGGAGTTTTTACGCCAAGTTCCTAAATTTGAAGAGATGATAGTAAGCTCAGGGATTATTTTATTTAAGTTTTATTTCTCAGTATCAAAAGATGAGCAAAAAAGACGCTTTAAAGAGCGTAACACTGACCCATTAAAACAGTATAAACTCTCACCAGTTGATGAAAAGAGTCAAGAATTATGGGATCAATATACAATTGCTAAATACTCAATGCTATTAGCTTCAAATACTCCATATGCGCCTTGGTCAATCATTGTAAGCAATGATAAGAAAAAGGCTAGAATAAATGTATTTAAGCATATTTTAAGTAATGTAAATTATGATAACAAAATTAGCCAAAAAGAGCTAAAAGTAGATAATGAAATTTATAGAAGCGGAAGCGCTGAAATCCAAAAAATGGAAGAAAATTTCAACAAAATGGAAGAAAATTTCAACCAAGAACACATTAAAGC is a genomic window of Campylobacter devanensis containing:
- a CDS encoding ABC transporter ATP-binding protein → MQNYLDKFVVENLKFSYGNNQILCGISFELEREDLLGLMGSNGSGKTTLIRSLLGFLNASYYEYKIFGSEFKSLKISQISRLISYVPQAHNLPFNYTLFDMVLMGKRPHFGGVFGFSKDDIKAVENAMDIVGILPLKDKSFSSLSGGQKQLGLIARAIAQDSPIMILDEPTSALDFNNQILIWKTMHALAKNGKIIIICSHEPNHIFWFASKVLAIKDGKALAFGKSEIINEILLEQIYGANYKICSLANQKIIYYSIN
- a CDS encoding DJ-1 family glyoxalase III; this encodes MAKVAVMMANGFEEIEALSVVDILRRAGVETSMVALDNSLEVSGAHGVSLRADVLFNEYDFASADMIVLPGGLPGAEYLAKSDKLGQKLKEAKANNKKLAAICAAPWALSTAEVLGEHYTCYPGFEDTVNHAGYRADKNVVIDGNIITSRGPATAMEFALMLVRELCGEQKYSELKSGLLA
- the ppk2 gene encoding polyphosphate kinase 2; translated protein: MSSQEDFVTIKVKKSKLKYEEELKKLQVEFLKFQTYVKKEGLKVLIIFEGRDASGKGGTIKRLIEHVNPRGCRVVALEKPSDVERTQWYFQRYIDHLPSAGEIVIFDRSWYNRAGVEPVMGFCTQEEHREFLRQVPKFEEMIVSSGIILFKFYFSVSKDEQKRRFKERNTDPLKQYKLSPVDEKSQELWDQYTIAKYSMLLASNTPYAPWSIIVSNDKKKARINVFKHILSNVNYDNKISQKELKVDNEIYRSGSAEIQKMEENFNKMEENFNQEHIKARD